In Carya illinoinensis cultivar Pawnee chromosome 6, C.illinoinensisPawnee_v1, whole genome shotgun sequence, a single genomic region encodes these proteins:
- the LOC122313643 gene encoding cytochrome P450 71B34-like isoform X1 — MEASMDLYAVPLWLRLSLLFLLPLVLLLLAKNKIYGQKQKKRLPPGPPTLPIIGNMHQLGELPHKTLSQLSKKYGPIMLLKFGSKTIINISSAEAARQVLKVHDLDCCSRPVSSTAGRLTYNYKDIVFAPYGDYWREMRKICALELFSVARVHSYSFIREEEVASLVNSISQSASSATPVDLSEKMLALTANILCRTAFGKNFRGSGLDNEKLREVVHEAEVMFASFSATEFFPYVGWIIDRLSGRIRRLEKIFRDLDDFLQQTIDLHLNPKKKEQDHEDLIDVLLRIERDQQTNTGAPPFNKDNIKAILFDMFLGGSNTAAVTMLWAMAELARNPRAMKKAQDEVRNVVGNRGNVTESDITHLHYLKMIIKETFRLHPPAAILLPRLTMTDVKIGGYDIGPNSLLQVNAWALGRDPEYWKKPGEFYPERFVDSSIEYKGQHFELLPFGSGRRGCPAIYMGATTVELSLANLLYCFDWKVPSGMKEEDINMEESTGAGLTQKRIPLNLVPVKVF; from the exons ATGGAAgcttcaatggatctttatgctGTGCCCCTGTGGCTGAGGCTCtcccttctctttcttctccctCTAGTACTACTGCTTCTAGCGAAAAACAAAATCTATGGCCAAAAGCAAAAGAAGCGCCTTCCACCAGGCCCTCCTACTCTTCCCATTATTGGGAACATGCACCAGCTTGGTGAATTGCCTCACAAAACTTTGTCCCAACTTTCCAAAAAATATGGCCCAATCATGCTCCTCAAATTCGGCTCGAAAACAATTATTAACATCTCTTCAGCTGAGGCTGCAAGACAAGTCTTAAAGGTTCATGATCTTGATTGTTGCAGTAGACCTGTCTCTTCCACAGCCGGGAGATTGACGTACAATTACAAAGACATAGTTTTCGCACCTTACGGCGATTATTGGAGAGAGATGAGGAAAATCTGTGCTCTTGAGCTTTTTAGCGTGGCTAGGGTGCACTCATATAGCTTTATCAGGGAAGAAGAAGTAGCTTCTCTAGTTAATTCAATTTCTCAGTCTGCATCTTCTGCAACCCCTGTTGATCTTTCTGAGAAGATGTTGGCTCTCACAGCAAATATACTCTGTAGGACTGCTTTCGGAAAGAATTTTCGTGGGAgtggtttggataatgaaaagCTTCGAGAAGTGGTTCATGAGGCTGAAGTCATGTTTGCAAGCTTCAGTGCAACTGAATTCTTTCCATACGTGGGATGGATTATTGACAGGCTCTCTGGCCGGATTCGAAGACTCGAAAAGATTTTTCGTGATTTGGATGATTTTCTGCAACAGACCATTGATCTTCATCTCAACCCCAAGAAGAAAGAACAAGACCACGAAGACCTTATCGACGTGTTGCTGAGAATTGAAAGGGATCAGCAAACCAACACCGGTGCTCCTCCGTTCAATAAAGATAACATTAAGGCCATCCTCTTC gatatgtttttgggtggAAGCAACACTGCTGCAGTCACCATGCTATGGGCAATGGCGGAGCTTGCAAGGAACCCACGAGCGATGAAGAAAGCACAAGATGAAGTCAGAAACGTCGTTGGAAACAGAGGAAACGTCACCGAAAGCGACATAACTCATCTTCATTACCTGAAGATGATAATCAAAGAAACATTTAGATTGCACCCTCCAGCCGCAATTCTTCTTCCAAGACTGACCATGACAGACGTGAAGATCGGCGGTTATGACATTGGCCCCAACTCGTTGCTCCAAGTAAATGCTTGGGCGCTAGGACGAGACCCTGAATACTGGAAGAAACCAGGAGAGTTCTACCCTGAAAGGTTCGTTGATAGCTCTATCGAGTATAAAGGACAACATTTTGAGTTATTGCCATTTGGATCTGGTCGAAGAGGTTGTCCTGCGATATACATGGGAGCGACCACCGTTGAGCTTTCACTTGCGAATCTTTTGTATTGTTTCGATTGGAAAGTGCCCTCAGGGATGAAGGAGGAGGATATAAACATGGAAGAATCGACTGGTGCTGGCCTTACCCAGAAAAGAATACCTCTGAACCTTGTCCCAGTCAAAGTGTTTTAG